A window of Pseudomonas alcaliphila JAB1 genomic DNA:
CGGCTCAGTGCAGGATCTGACTGAGGAACAGCTTGGTGCGCTCGTTCTGCGGGTTGGTGAAGAAGGCGTTCGGCTCGGCCTCCTCGACGATCTCGCCCTTGTCCATGAAGATCACGCGGTTGGCCACGGTACGGGCAAAACCCATCTCGTGGGTCACGCAGAGCATGGTCATGCCGTCTTCGGCCAGACCGATCATGGTGTCGAGCACCTCTTTCACCATCTCCGGGTCGAGGGCCGAGGTCGGCTCGTCGAACAGCATGATCTTCGGCTTCATGCACAGCGCGCGGGCAATCGCCACACGCTGCTGCTGACCGCCGGAGAGCTGGCCCGGAAACTTGTTGGCCTGCTCGGGGATACGCACGCGCTCGAGAAAGTGCATGGCAATTTCCTCGGCCTGACGCTTGGGCATCTTGCGTACCCACATCGGCGCCAGCGTGCAGTTCTGCAGCACGGTCAGGTGCGGGAACAGGTTGAAGTGCTGGAACACCATACCCACTTCACGGCGAATCGCTTCGATGTGCTTGAGGTCGCTGGTCAATTCGGTGCCATCGACCACGATGCGCCCCTGCTGGTGTTCTTCCAGGCGATTGATACAACGAATGGTGGTGGACTTGCCCGAACCTGACGGCCCGCACAGGACGATACGCTCACCCTGCTGCACGCTCAGGTTGATGTCCTTGAGCACATGGAACTGGCCGTACCACTTGTTCACACCCTGCAGCAGGATCATCGGCTCGGCGCTGGGTTGTTTGATTGCTTCACTCATGACTCACTCCTCTTGAGGGGCTCGATTCAGGATTTAGCGAGCTAGAGCCAGGCAAGGCGAAAACATTCGAGGGAGCGCAATGTACGGTTGTACATGAGCATCCCGAGAGTGTTTTCAACGCCGCCAGGCCGACGCGCAGCAAATACTGATCAGCTCCTAACGCTTGTGGCCGGTATCCAGCTTCCGCTCGAGATGCAGCGAATAGCGGGACATGCCGAAACAGAAAATCCAGAAGACCAACGCGGCGAACACATAACCTTCGGTAGCCATACCCAGCCATGCCGGGTCGGTGGTCGCCTGCTTGATGCTGTTGAGCAGATCGAACAGGCCGATGATGATCACCAGACTGGTGTCCTTGAACAGGGCGATGAAGACGTTGACGATGCCCGGAATCACCAGCTTCAGCGCCTGCGGCAGGATCACCAGGCCCATCATCCGCCAGTAGCCCAGGCCCATGGCCGCGGCGGCCTCGTACTGCCCTTTGGGAATGGCCTGCAGACCACCGCGCACCACTTCAGCGATGTAGGCGGACTGGAACAGGATCACTCCGATCAGCGCACGCATCAGCTTGTCGAAATGCATGCCTTCGGGCAGGAACAAGGGCAGCATCACCGAGGACATGAACAGCACGGTGATCAGCGGCACACCGCGCCAGAACTCGATGAAGGTGACGCAGATGACCTTGATCGCCGGCAGGTTGGAACGTCGCCCCAGTGCCAGCAGGATACCCAGCGGCAAGGCACCAGTGATGCCGACGGAGGCGATCACCAGGGTCAGCATCAGGCCGCCCCACTGGCTGGTGGATACCACGCTCAGACCAAATACGCCGCCGTGCAGCAGGCACCAGGCGATCACCGGATAGATCACCAGGAAGCCCAGGCCGTAGAACGCCTTGCGCGGCATCTGCGGCACGAACAGCGGCGCCGCGCCGACGATTGCCAGCCACAGCGTGGCGTCCACGCGCCAGCGCAGTTCGCTGGGGTAGAAGCCATACATGAACTGACCGAAACGCTGTTGGATGAACACCCAGCACGCGCCTTCCTTGGTGCAGTCGGCGCGGGTGCTGCCCACCCAGTTGGCATCGATGATCGCCCACTGCAGCAGCGGAGGTACCACCAGCCAGATCAGATAAAGCGCGAAGAGGGTCAACAGGCTGTTGAACCAGTTGGAAAACAGGTTGGCCTTGAGCCAGCCCACTGCACCGACGCTCAGGCGTGGCGGCGGCAGGTCCGGTTTGAATGTATGAGTCTGCATGGCTGCTCCTTACCGCTCAGTCAGCGCGATGCGCTTGTTGTACCAGTTCATCAGCAGGGAAATGCTGATACTGATGGCCAGATACACGCTCATGGTGATGGCGATCACCTCGATGGCCTGGCCGGTCTGGTTGAGCACGGTGCCGGCGAACAGCGAAACCATGTCCGGGTAACCGATACCGGCGGCCAGGGACGAGTTCTTCGCCAGGTTGAGGTACTGACTGGTCAGTGGCGGAATGATCACGCGCAGTGCCTGCGGGATGATCACCAGACGCAGGGTGACGCCCGGACGCAACCCAAGCGAGCGCGCCGCCTCGGTCTGACCATGGCTGACGGCCATGATCCCGGAGCGAACGTTCTCGGCGATGAAAGCCGCGGTGTAGATGGTCAGCGCCAGAGTCAACGCCATCAGCTCGGGGATCATCACCCAGCCGCCACGGAAGTTGAAACCGGTCAACTCCGGCACGCTCCACACCAGCGGGTTACCGCCGATCAGCACGGTGAGGCCAGGGATGACTACGATCAGCGCCAGCGAGGTCCACAACAGCGGGAAGATCTGGCCAGTGGCCTCGCGGCGCTTCTTGGCCCAGCGTCCCAAGGCGATGATGCCGACGATGGTCGCCAACACTACCACCGCGAACAGGCCGAAACTCTCCGAAGGGCCAGGCGCCGGCATGTACAGACCGCGACTGTTGAGGAAGAAGATTTCACCCATATCCAGGCTCTGCCGAGGACCAGGCAGGGCAAGAAATACCGCGAAATACCAGAAGAGGATCTGCAGCAACGGCGGAATGTTGCGGAAAATCTCGATGTAAACGGTGGCCAGCTTGCTGATCAGCCAGTTGGGCGATAGCCGCGCCACACCCAGCAGAAAGCCAAGGATGGAGGCCAGCACGATACCGATAAAAGACACCAGCAGGGTATTGAGCAAGCCGACCAGAAACACACGGGCGTAGCTGTCGCTTTCCGTGTAGTTGATCAGGTGCTGGGCAATACCGAAACCGGCGCTGTTATTGAGAAAAGCGAAGCCGGAAATGATCCCGCGCTTCTCCAGGTTAGCCTGGGTGTTCTGGAAGAGAAACCAGCCGAGCGCCACAACGGCGATAACGGCAATGATCTGGAAAGCCCAAGCACGCACCTGCGGATCGTTCAGAAACGATCCTCGCGGGCGCGGGGCATTAGCAGTCGTGTGCATGACAACCCTCACGGAAGCCCCGGCCGCACGCAAGCCGGCCGGAGTTCACTTAATCGGAAACGACAGCGGCAGGCCATAGGCCTGCCGCTGTGGACGGTCAACGCACCGGCGGTGCGTACTGCAGACCACCCTTGTTCCACAGGGCGTTGAGACCACGCTCGATCTTCAGCTCGCTGCCGGCACCGACGTTACGGTCGAAGGACTCACCGTAGTTACCGACTTGCTTGACGATCTGTACTGCCCAGTCTTTCGGCAGCTTGAGGTCTTTGCCGAACTCACCTTCAGTACCCAGCAGACGTGCTACGTCCGGGTTCTTGGTGTCTTTGGCAGTGGCTTCGACGTTGGCCGAGGTCACACCCAGCTCTTCGGCGTTGACCATGGCGAACAGG
This region includes:
- a CDS encoding amino acid ABC transporter permease; the protein is MHTTANAPRPRGSFLNDPQVRAWAFQIIAVIAVVALGWFLFQNTQANLEKRGIISGFAFLNNSAGFGIAQHLINYTESDSYARVFLVGLLNTLLVSFIGIVLASILGFLLGVARLSPNWLISKLATVYIEIFRNIPPLLQILFWYFAVFLALPGPRQSLDMGEIFFLNSRGLYMPAPGPSESFGLFAVVVLATIVGIIALGRWAKKRREATGQIFPLLWTSLALIVVIPGLTVLIGGNPLVWSVPELTGFNFRGGWVMIPELMALTLALTIYTAAFIAENVRSGIMAVSHGQTEAARSLGLRPGVTLRLVIIPQALRVIIPPLTSQYLNLAKNSSLAAGIGYPDMVSLFAGTVLNQTGQAIEVIAITMSVYLAISISISLLMNWYNKRIALTER
- a CDS encoding amino acid ABC transporter ATP-binding protein, whose product is MSEAIKQPSAEPMILLQGVNKWYGQFHVLKDINLSVQQGERIVLCGPSGSGKSTTIRCINRLEEHQQGRIVVDGTELTSDLKHIEAIRREVGMVFQHFNLFPHLTVLQNCTLAPMWVRKMPKRQAEEIAMHFLERVRIPEQANKFPGQLSGGQQQRVAIARALCMKPKIMLFDEPTSALDPEMVKEVLDTMIGLAEDGMTMLCVTHEMGFARTVANRVIFMDKGEIVEEAEPNAFFTNPQNERTKLFLSQILH
- a CDS encoding amino acid ABC transporter permease; this translates as MQTHTFKPDLPPPRLSVGAVGWLKANLFSNWFNSLLTLFALYLIWLVVPPLLQWAIIDANWVGSTRADCTKEGACWVFIQQRFGQFMYGFYPSELRWRVDATLWLAIVGAAPLFVPQMPRKAFYGLGFLVIYPVIAWCLLHGGVFGLSVVSTSQWGGLMLTLVIASVGITGALPLGILLALGRRSNLPAIKVICVTFIEFWRGVPLITVLFMSSVMLPLFLPEGMHFDKLMRALIGVILFQSAYIAEVVRGGLQAIPKGQYEAAAAMGLGYWRMMGLVILPQALKLVIPGIVNVFIALFKDTSLVIIIGLFDLLNSIKQATTDPAWLGMATEGYVFAALVFWIFCFGMSRYSLHLERKLDTGHKR